From the genome of Anopheles merus strain MAF chromosome X, AmerM5.1, whole genome shotgun sequence, one region includes:
- the LOC121590347 gene encoding uncharacterized protein LOC121590347, with product MNNLSGDKPQQTPVPQPRPRQHVESNAQQAATQYVNVALEPIPASPQPPATNHTPVPAPRQRTKIVLVEEEPSPSGAAAVTTSTDDDDDHHHRQDERYQNVVIVRPAPPSPAQGGAGSSRATVAAPSAASETTNVRDSFSELKIHNELREPAAAANKQDEEDPGPTVGGEGGKYKTLSPGDLFKTIGTASRMLTESIGERVAHKTKKVAHRLEGWSQEARQSAAGKLLGKGASQASVGGGGKPEQRAADGKDDSPRASKGETSAKGTAPRPHSLTSPDVMRKIRFDSPLALNNAEAQQATYDTPKKSNKPTNLFRSPGSPATSTAPSSRGGSSVHVSSSSLASSEGGEPGRPTGRFQRNVPASQSLYSHVVPKRDRAPCANDHSPAPGPLARTSKNKSESNLYESIFYVGPPAAAVDRSGGGTSDGIYGKLNIIPRPAISSSSSSLSGGGGGGGGSLQHEEVDGGAGSEEDNTVHELNQAESRSGGVRVRGKAPANKPSASAKSSPTSARTGGGALRRIFSRRLSAGEEQAQHQQQNLRSDSWNFYDVTAACSSSPAADGRNADGEEYEALVDEEEEEEALSVSQISTPEPFYENSEPPTAVPLAEQLTKRRTPHDLLQPVPIGELDVQHRHDYDEVSIADIIDEFDPLAGGTTAVVSVGAALEAIIEQDGSEGAPSGGNLALIENLLGEESYSRMPKRASRDGAPERCPRPPQRSDSLFISGTASSGEAGAPPPDRAVPAKPARRKSNRPARPAEQTVSQIIHQNLNLPTGSVDNLVELEERLIEPHLARTEDEPPVSNGDEQVDLSYSRGPQTSWYVEREGPAGKGEIAINTNHFKKRATVDPVNEHHPQGGSSGRDAVQKVTKTPFLAGSSSAAGTVVPAEEGDALIDDARASYLPTYFEAIGGTDPLFERGLAAAPSTTTTTTTTATKSPSVATKLLNALKRKPSFSKGDSASSSSATGSTVLTTLEMVPKPKLTERLISHKGHVLKFPSGKIADVLNELAPRSVVLRERIFQTYLDPQQTLPKEAIHLRHILSVQSILQHKFAGEGRLDLHCFEVVLGVPKGAGSAGSAGGGAGSSALAAASMSTHPDLLITSGTSGNVKLTRQSYMFGTHKRSDRNLWMAKILQSVTDVFGGEGELLREFLRAGWCYVKKSVSAGWAGAWLLLAKRRLYLYSFNEHRLEELDLRKARCIGVVENEPATIGNLYVEGGPSLFIDCPPYTTLYFVMGSPRETHIWLKVIRQVAHKNGPTLHSQQLTRGDVPVLIDKCINFIYAHGSMSEGIYRKSGSQSAVVRILQLFNEDAFGVQLTRNDYNEYDVAGALKKFVRELPGSFFGSYAASFVAIGSLSGSADGQQLKIESYRQLLERLPRLEYCTLKKLLGHLAFIASLEAHNRMGVPNLAMIWGSVLLANASQNTVQEGRGGYHQQDADVVADLIRLYSSLFPVDADELYKEQLMLSVLKKYHAAAENLSDAVKHSGDLKVWITIDCDSPPEDDESLRVVGRNSVGREDKAQVNVDVTPTKTAADICKELAAKTKHPWYKLTLYEVIANDALIRPIHYSEKVLEIVVRWTYWDESDRKNNYLTLKPTTTLNDVYRTIQKAPVLTPTMELKFAERKTKSLRNYQLQLIGRGLVVLKKMEKKDKGFEEVLKIDLAQMTAYIGCEPKRDCSSLRWAITLVDHGFKKRTRDSPFIGHVFGGFDFASQILWYSSILYSQYKDDILPSGDLFF from the exons ATGAATAACTTGAGCGGAGATAAACCCCAGCAAACGCCGGTACCGCAGCCGCGACCGCGCCAGCACGTCGAATCGAATGCGCAGCAAGCAGCGACGCAGTACGTAAACGTTGCGCTAGAGCCGATTCCTGCGTCGCCACAACCGCCAGCCACGAATCACACCCCGGTGCCGGCCCCTCGGCAGCGCACCAAGATAGTGCTGGTGGAGGAAGAGCCGAGCCCGAGCGGCGCTGCCGCCGTGACGACGAGcacagacgacgacgacgaccaccaccaccggcaggaTGAACGTTACCAGAATGTGGTGATCGTGCGGCCAGCCCCACCGAGTCCGGCGCAGGGCGGGGCGGGAAGCAGTCGTGCGACTGTTGCTGCTCCTTCTGCTGCGAGTGAGACGACGAACGTTCGGGACAGCTTTAGCGAGCTGAAGATACACAACGAGCTGCGGGAACCGGCGGCGGCTGCCAATAAGCAGGACGAGGAGGACCCTGGCCCCACGGTGGGCGGGGAGGGCGGCAAGTACAAGACGCTGTCGCCGGGCGATCTGTTCAAAACGATCGGCACCGCGTCCCGCATGCTGACCGAGTCGATCGGCGAGCGGGTCGCGCACAAGACGAAGAAGGTGGCCCACCGGCTGGAGGGCTGGAGCCAGGAGGCGCGCCAGAGCGCGGCCGGCAAGCTGCTGGGCAAGGGCGCCAGCCAGGCATCGGTGGGAGGCGGCGGCAAGCCGGAGCAGCGCGCCGCAGACGGCAAGGACGATTCGCCCCGGGCAAGCAAGGGCGAAACGAGCGCCAAGGGGACGGCGCCGCGGCCACACTCACTCACCTCGCCGGACGTGATGCGCAAGATACGGTTCGACAGTCCGCTGGCGCTGAACAACGCGGAAGCGCAGCAGGCGACTTACGACACGCCGAAGAAGAGCAACAAACCGACCAATCTGTTCCGGTCGCCCGGTTCGCCGGCCACGTCCACCGCACCGTCGTCCCGCGGCGGCAGCAGTGTGCacgtgagcagcagcagtctcgCCTCGTCGGAGGGAGGTGAGCCCGGCCGGCCCACCGGTCGGTTCCAGCGCAACGTGCCAGCAAGCCAGAGCCTGTACAGCCACGTGGTGCCGAAGCGGGATCGAGCACCGTGCGCGAACGATCATTCGCCCGCGCCGGGCCCGCTGGCGCGCACCAGCAAGAACAAGAGCGAATCGAACCTGTACGAATCGATCTTCTACGTCGGACCGCCGGCAGCGGCGGTGGACAGGAGCGGCGGAGGGACGAGCGATGGCATTTACGGCAAGCTGAACATCATTCCGCGCCCCGCGATAtccagctcgagcagcagcctgtcgggcggcggcggtggtggtggcggctcGCTGCAGCACGAGGAAGTGGATGGCGGGGCCGGCTCGGAGGAGGACAACACGGTGCACGAGCTGAACCAAGCCGAGTCCCGGTCGGGCGGTGTGCGCGTGCGCGGCAAAGCGCCGGCCAACAAACCGTCGGCGTCGGCCAAGTCGTCCCCCACCTCGGCACGCACCGGCGGTGGCGCCCTGCGACGCATCTTTTCCCGCCGGCTGTCCGCGGGCGAGGAGCAggcgcagcatcagcagcaaaacTTGCGCTCCGACTCGTGGAACTTTTACGACGTGACGGCCGCCTGCTCGTCGTCGCCTGCCGCCGATGGGCGCAACGCTGACGGCGAGGAGTACGAGGCACTGGTggacgaggaggaagaggaggaagcgTTGAGTGTGTCGCAGATCAGCACGCCGGAGCCGTTCTACGAGAACAGCGAGCCGCCGACCGCCGTGCCGCTGGCGGAACAGCTcaccaagcgacgaaccccgcaCGATCTACTGCAGCCGGTACCGATCGGCGAGCTGGACGTGCAGCACCGCCACGACTACGACGAGGTGTCGATAGCGGACATTATCGACGAGTTCGATCCGCTCGCGGGTGGTACGACGGCGGTGGTGAGTGTGGGGGCGGCGCTGGAAGCGATCATCGAGCAGGACGGCTCGGAAGGGGCACCATCGGGCGGCAACCTGGCCCTGATCGAGAACCTGCTCGGCGAGGAATCGTACAGCCGGATGCCGAAGCGTGCGTCGCGGGACGGCGCCCCGGAACGGTGCCCGCGCCCGCCGCAGCGGTCGGACTCGCTGTTCATCTCGGGCACGGCATCGTCGGGGGAGGCGGGAGCACCACCGCCAGACCGGGCAGTGCCAGCCAAACCGGCGCGCCGAAAGTCCAACCGTCCGGCCCGGCCGGCCGAACAAACCGTCAGCCAGATCATACATCAAAACCTGAACCTACCGACCGGCAGCGTGGACAATCTGGTGGAGCTGGAGGAGCGGCTGATCGAGCCGCACCTGGCCCGAACCGAGGACGAACCGCCGGTCAGTAATGGGGACGAGCAGGTCGACTTGAGCTACTCCCGCGGACCACAAACGAGCTGGTACGTGGAGAGGGAGGGACCGGCCGGGAAGGGGGAGATAGCGATTAACACGAACCACTTCAAGAAGCGGGCGACCGTGGACCCGGTGAACGAGCATCACCCGCAAGGCGGCAGTTCCGGGCGGGACGCGGTGCAGAAAGTGACCAAAACTCCCTTCCTggcgggttcgtcgtctgccgCCGGTACGGTTGTGCCGGCCGAGGAGGGAGACGCACTGATCGACGATGCGCGAGCGTCCTATCTTCCCACCTACTTTGAAGCGATCGGCGGCACGGACCCACTGTTCGAGCGTGGACTGGCCGCAGCACCcagcactaccaccaccaccaccaccaccgcaacCAAGTCACCGAGCGTCGCCACGAAGCTGCTGAACGCGCTCAAGCGCAAGCCAAGCTTCAGCAAGGGCGACTCGGCGTCCTCCTCCTCTGCCACCGGCTCCACCGTCCTAACCACGCTCGAGATGGTGCCGAAGCCGAAGCTAACCGAGCGGCTGATCTCGCACAAGGGCCACGTGCTCAAGTTTCCCTCGGGCAAGATCGCGGACGTGCTGAACGAGCTGGCGCCCCGGTCGGTGGTGCTGCGCGAGCGCATCTTCCAGACGTACCTGGACCCACAGCAAACCCTGCCGAAGGAGGCGATCCACCTGCGGCACATCCTCTCGGTGCAGAGCATCCTGCAGCACAAGTTCGCGGGCGAGGGCCGGCTCGATCTGCACTGCTTCGAGGTGGTGCTCGGCGTGCCGAAGGGGGCCGGCTCGGCCGGGTCGGCCGGTGGCGGTGCCGGCTCGTCCGCCCTGGCCGCGGCCTCCATGTCGACGCATCCGGACCTGCTGATCACGAGCGGCACGAGCGGTAACGTGAAGCTGACGCGCCAATCGTACATGTTCGGCACGCACAAGCGCTCGGATCGGAACCTGTGGATGGCGAAGATACTGCAGTCGGTGACGGACGTGTTCGGCGGGGAGGGCGAGCTGCTGCGGGAGTTTTTGCGCGCCGGCTGGTGCTACGTGAAGAAGTCCGTGTCGGCTGGGTGGGCCGGCgcctggctgctgctggcgaagCGGCGGCTCTACCTGTACAGCTTCAACGAGCACCGGCTGGAGGAGCTGGACCTGCGCAAGGCGCGCTGCATCGGGGTGGTGGAGAACGAGCCGGCCACGATCGGCAACCTGTACGTGGAGGGCGGGCCCAGCCTGTTCATCGACTGTCCGCCGTACACGACGCTGTACTTCGTGATGGGGTCGCCGCGCGAAACGCACATCTGGCTGAAGGTGATCCGGCAGGTGGCGCACAAGAACGGGCCGACGCTGCACAGCCAGCAGCTGACGCGGGGCGACGTGCCGGTGCTGATCGACAAGTGCATCAACTTTATCTACGCGCACGGCTCGATGTCGGAGGGCATCTACCGGAAGTCGGGCTCGCAGTCGGCGGTGGTGCGCATCCTGCAGCTGTTCAACGAGGACGCGTTCGGCGTGCAGCTGACGCGCAACGACTACAACGAGTACGATGTGGCGGGCGCGCTGAAGAAGTTCGTGCGCGAGCTGCCGGGGTCGTTCTTCGGCAGCTATGCCGCCTCGTTCGTGGCGATCGGGTCGCTGAGCGGGTCGGCCGATGGGCAGCAGCTGAAGATTGAGTCGTACCGGCAGCTGCTCGAACGGTTGCCGCGGCTCGAGTACTGCACGCTCAAGAAGCTGCTCGGGCATCTGGCGTTCATCGCGTCGCTGGAGGCGCACAACCGGATGGGCGTGCCGAACCTGGCGATGATCTGGGGCTCGGTGCTGCTGGCGAACGCGAGCCAGAACACGGTGCAGGAGGGCCGGGGCGGCTACCACCAGCAGGACGCGGACGTGGTGGCGGATCTGATCCGGCTGTACAGCAGCCTGTTCCCGGTGGACGCCGACGAGCTGTACAAGGAGCAGCTGATGCTGTCGGTGCTGAAGAAGTACCACGCGGCGGCCGAGAACCTGTCCGACGCGGTCAAGCATTCCGGCGACCTGAAGGTGTGGATCACGATCGACTGCGACAGCCCGCCGGAGGACGACGAGTCGTTGCGCGTGGTCGGAAGGAATAGCGTCGGCCGGGAG GACAAAGCACAAGTAAACGTGGACGTAACGCCGACCAAAACGGCGGCAGACATCTGCAAGGAGCTGGCCGCCAAAACCAAACATCCCTGGTACAAGCTGACACTGTACGAGGTCATCGCGAACGATGCGCTGATCCGGCCGATTCACTACAGCGAGAAGGTTCTGGAGATAGTGGTTCG CTGGACGTACTGGGACGAGTCGGATCGCAAAAACAACTACCTGACGCTGAAGCCCACGACCACGCTGAACGATGTGTACCGGACGATCCAGAAGGCGCCGGTTCTGACGCCCACGATGGAGCTGAAGTTTGCCGAGCGCAAGACCAAGTCGCTGCGCAACTACCAGCTGCAGCTGATCGGGCGCGGGCTGGTCGTGCTGAAAAAGATGGAAAAGAAGGACAAGGGCTTCGAGGAGGTGCTGAAGATCGATCTCGCCCAGATGACCGCCTACATCGGGTGCGAACCGAAGCGTGACTGCTCCAGCCTCCGATGGGCCATCACGCTGGTGGACCATGGTTTCAAGAAGAG AACGCGTGATTCACCCTTCATCGGGCACGTGTTTGGCGGGTTCGATTTCGCCAGCCAAATACTGTGGTACTCCAGCATTCTTTACAGTCAGTATAAGGACGACATTCTGCCGAGCGGGGATCTGTTTTTCTAA
- the LOC121589892 gene encoding zinc finger protein-like 1 homolog encodes MGLCKCPKRQVTTQFCFEHRVNVCENCMVVNHTKCTVQSYIQWLKDSDFDSNCTLCGSPRESDDCVRLICYHVFHWKCLNARQQLLPANTAPGGHTCPICSEPMFPPSNLVSPVADVLRVRLGQVNWGRNELGLPLILDEKHDTAGYTKVSSSSAGELMTGQNGAGTMTGYSDGLAGGRAIGGNGGNLASSKERPETPHSVLNLDPYVNIANSRRTTLLAREPPIGGSDRDDNKYKRRTPKEIFSRWSRRLYAPSARPVWRKTWFLVGTGLLGFVCIVYVMATISRGDDQGDRELGGFVPNRNLPHAEE; translated from the exons ATGGGTCTGTGCAAGTGTCCCAAGCGGCAGGTGACGACGCAGTTCTGCTTCGAGCATCGGGTGAACGTTTGCGAAAACTGTATGGTGGTGAACCACACGAAG TGCACAGTGCAGTCATACATCCAGTGGCTGAAGGATAGCGATTTCGACTCCAACTGCACCCTTTGCGGCAGTCCCCGTGAGAGCGACGACTGTGTGCGGCTCATCTGTTACC ATGTCTTTCACTGGAAGTGTCTGAATGCGAGACAGCAGCTGTTGCCCGCGAACACGGCACCCGGCGGCCATACCTGCCCGATCTGCAGCGAGCCCATGTTTCCGCCCAGCAATCTGGTGTCGCCGGTCGCGGACGTGCTGCGTGTCCGGCTCGGGCAGGTGAACTGGGGCCGGAACGAGCTAGGCTTACCGTTG attttggATGAGAAGCACGACACCGCCGGCTACACGAAGGTTTCCTCCAGTTCCGCCGGCGAGCTGATGACGGGCCAGAACGGTGCCGGCACCATGACAGGCTACAGCGACGGGCTGGCTGGCGGACGTGCTATCGGTGGCAACGGGGGCAACCTAGCGTCGAGCAAGGAACGGCCCGAAACGCCTCATTCGGTGCTAAATCTCGACCCGTACGTTAATATCG caaacagccgCCGGACGACACTGCTCGCCCGGGAGCCACCGATCGGTGGGTCCGACCGGGACGACAACAAGTACAAGCGGCGCACGCCGAAGGAAATCTTCTCGCGCTGGTCCCGCCGGCTGTACGCACCGTCCGCCCGGCCCGTTTGGCGCAAGACCTGGTTCCTGGTCGGAACCGGGCTGCTCGGGTTCGTCTGCATCGTGTACGTGATGGCCACGATCAGCCGAGGGGACGACCAGGGCGACCGGGAGCTCGGCGGCTTCGTGCCGAACCGTAACCTGCCGCACGCGGAAGAGTGA